The region CGGTGGCAGCGCGGGGGTGAGCACCGGGGGTACCGCAGGTTCCACCGGCGGAGCCGCAGGCAGCGGCGGCTGGGCCGGCGGCACGCCGGGCAGCGTGATCCAGGACGACCCGACGGCGGCACGGACGTGGCCGGCGAGCCACGGCGAAGCGCTGATCTCGCTGTGGTCCGACGACGCCATCGGCACCCTGAGCATCACCATCGACGACAACACGCAGCCGGACCACGCCTGGTGGCAGGCGCAAGGCAAGGCCTATGGCCTCCGCTTCACGTGGTTCGTGATCACGGACAAAGTGGTCGGCAACTACGGCGGGACCTGGCCGGGCTTCGCGGCGTTGGTGGCGGACGGTCACGACGTGCAGTCGCACACCGTTTCTCATCTCAGCGGCAGCTACACCATCGACGAGGAGTACAAGCTCTCGCAGCAAGCCATCGAAAAGAACCTGCCGAACGTCCGCGCGCTGACCCTCGCCTACCCCGGCGGCACGCATCCCATCCAGAACGATCCAAAACTGGCCGCGAGCTACTACATCGGTGCGCGCGGCACGACGGGGCAGAACAACAAGATCGGATCCACCAACTACATGATGGTCAACTCCATCAGTGGTCAGCTGAACCTCGCCACGGACCATTGGGCCGGACTGCCCAACGTGGTCATCAAGAATCCCGCCCAAGCCAAGTCTTTTCGCGCTTGGCACTGCATCCACTATCACCTGCTCACGGATGCGGCGAAGAGCGAGGCCATCACTGGGTTCAAGTGGATCGTCGCGCACCAGCCCGATCTGTGGGTCGGCTTGTTTCGCGAGGTGGTGCAGTATGGTCGCGAGCGGGAGAGCGCCACCCTCACGGTGCCCAGCGTCACCAGCGATCAGATCGTCGTGGACGTGACGGACACGCTCGACGACGGACTGTTCGACTTCCCCCTTACGGTGAAGGTCGGCCTGGATACGAGCTGGTCCTCCGCCACTGCGACGCAGAACGGAAAGCCCGTGACCGTGCAGATCGTACAGCACGCCGGCAAGCCCTTCGCATTGGTATCCGCCGTGCCGGATCGCGGACCGGTCATCCTCACGCGCAACTGAAGGAGATCCTGATGAAAGCACTCATTGCCGCCGCTGCC is a window of Polyangiaceae bacterium DNA encoding:
- a CDS encoding polysaccharide deacetylase family protein; translated protein: MGRLSLLAAALLLSACSSSNGDDAAASAGGAAGGGGSAGSGGSAGAPGGGSAGIGGSAGVSTGGTAGSTGGAAGSGGWAGGTPGSVIQDDPTAARTWPASHGEALISLWSDDAIGTLSITIDDNTQPDHAWWQAQGKAYGLRFTWFVITDKVVGNYGGTWPGFAALVADGHDVQSHTVSHLSGSYTIDEEYKLSQQAIEKNLPNVRALTLAYPGGTHPIQNDPKLAASYYIGARGTTGQNNKIGSTNYMMVNSISGQLNLATDHWAGLPNVVIKNPAQAKSFRAWHCIHYHLLTDAAKSEAITGFKWIVAHQPDLWVGLFREVVQYGRERESATLTVPSVTSDQIVVDVTDTLDDGLFDFPLTVKVGLDTSWSSATATQNGKPVTVQIVQHAGKPFALVSAVPDRGPVILTRN